In Bacteroidales bacterium, the following proteins share a genomic window:
- a CDS encoding efflux RND transporter periplasmic adaptor subunit, whose translation MKNRKKLFTYLLVALVVLIAFVIIGKKAGWLGKSTEIKVSTELVTKRTIVETVSANGKIQPEVEVKLSPDVSGEIVELNVKEGDQVKKGDLLAKINPDYYLSNLDRMTAAVNTSKANLANSKSTLSTTEAEFVNAKATYERNKTLYESGVISASEWDAAKSTFAVAESSVEGSKESVKAAEYNVISAQASLKEAKDNLTKTSVYAPVSGTISKLSVEKGERVVGTSQFSGTEIMRIANLSEMEVNVSVNENDIVRVKIGDTASVEVDAYLDRKFKGIVTEIANSANNVTSTTSSTTIDQVTNFDVKIRILRSSYTDLLSKTDTAYSPFRPGMSATVDIQTETVIDVLSVPIQAVTTREDSTSKDSLSLARKKDKSKTASEGDDFETVTKKQTLKEKGEETSEYVFVYSEGTVKKIKVKTGIQDNTYIQILEGLTEKQEVITAPYKAISKLLKDGDKVKKVDKDALFTEDK comes from the coding sequence ATGAAGAACAGAAAAAAATTATTCACATATCTGTTAGTTGCACTGGTAGTGTTAATAGCTTTTGTAATTATTGGTAAAAAGGCCGGATGGCTTGGTAAAAGCACCGAAATAAAAGTGAGTACAGAGCTGGTTACAAAACGAACTATTGTTGAAACCGTTTCGGCTAATGGAAAAATTCAACCCGAAGTGGAAGTAAAACTTAGTCCTGATGTTTCAGGCGAAATTGTTGAGCTTAACGTAAAAGAAGGCGACCAGGTTAAAAAAGGTGATCTGCTTGCTAAAATTAACCCCGACTACTATCTTTCAAACCTGGATAGAATGACTGCCGCAGTGAATACTTCCAAGGCTAATCTCGCTAATTCCAAGTCAACACTGTCCACAACAGAAGCAGAATTTGTAAATGCAAAAGCTACATATGAAAGAAATAAGACATTATACGAATCGGGAGTAATTTCAGCATCAGAGTGGGATGCGGCAAAATCCACTTTTGCTGTAGCCGAATCATCTGTTGAAGGCTCAAAGGAAAGTGTAAAAGCAGCAGAATATAATGTTATCAGTGCACAGGCATCGCTCAAAGAAGCAAAAGATAATCTTACAAAAACATCGGTATATGCACCGGTAAGCGGAACCATTTCTAAATTAAGTGTGGAGAAAGGCGAAAGAGTTGTGGGTACATCACAGTTTTCGGGAACCGAAATCATGCGTATTGCCAACCTGAGTGAAATGGAAGTAAATGTAAGTGTAAATGAAAATGATATTGTACGTGTTAAAATTGGCGATACTGCAAGTGTTGAAGTAGATGCTTACCTCGATCGCAAATTTAAAGGAATAGTAACAGAAATAGCCAACTCGGCAAATAATGTTACTTCTACTACTTCAAGCACCACTATTGATCAGGTTACCAATTTTGATGTGAAGATACGTATACTTCGTTCTTCTTATACCGACCTGCTTTCAAAAACAGATACAGCATATTCACCTTTCCGCCCGGGAATGTCAGCAACAGTTGATATTCAAACCGAAACAGTGATTGATGTTTTGTCGGTTCCTATCCAGGCCGTTACTACACGTGAAGATTCTACATCGAAAGATTCATTATCGCTTGCCAGGAAAAAAGATAAATCAAAAACTGCATCTGAAGGGGACGATTTCGAAACCGTTACTAAAAAACAAACACTAAAAGAAAAAGGTGAAGAAACATCGGAATATGTTTTTGTTTATTCTGAAGGAACGGTGAAAAAAATAAAAGTTAAAACAGGCATTCAGGACAATACATATATCCAGATACTGGAAGGATTAACCGAAAAACAGGAAGTTATTACTGCTCCGTATAAAGCAATCTCCAAGCTGCTTAAAGATGGCGATAAGGTTAAGAAAGTTGATAAAGATGCTCTTTTCACGGAAGACAAATAA